The Tenrec ecaudatus isolate mTenEca1 chromosome 12, mTenEca1.hap1, whole genome shotgun sequence genomic interval ACAGCAAATAAAATCTGCTCCGTGCCAGGGAGAGTGGGTCCCATGTGTCTGGTGTCTGCCTTGGGCAGAGAAGCTCaggaggggcagggtggggaaggcccAGGCCTTTATTGGGTGGGAGGCGGGGGAACCGGGGGTCACTTGGCCTTGGGCTTGCCTCTGCCCGGGGGCAGTTGGGAAGGCCGCTCCAGCGTGGCCAGCTTGCTGCTGAGCCGCTCCTCGCTGGCCAGGAGCCGCTGCTCCACCATCTGCCGCAGCTGCTCCAGCTCCTTGCTCAGCTGGGTGCTGATGAAGGCTCGCAAGAGGGAGGCCTGGTCTGCAGAGGCAGGTGAGGAGGGACAGGTCAGGAGAGAGCCGTCAGGGCTGGGGGACTGCCTGTAGCTCGGGCCACACAGCTCCCAAGGGGGCCACAGGGCTCTACTTCCGGACAGTCAAGCAGCCCGTCAGTGAGAGTGGCTCTGCTGTCCTGTTGATGTGTGACCTTAGGCTACTTAGCCCCCCCACGcctgcctcagtgtcctcatCTCTAACACACACTTCAAACTCACAGTCACCAAGTCcaggccaactcatagcaaccctaacggccagagtggaactgcccctgtgggtgtccacggCTGTAGATCTGTaccagggtagaaagcctcatctttctcccgtggagtggctaattggttttgaactgctgacctggctagCGGCGAGCTGCCCAACCTTAACCCACGATGGCACCAGAACTCCTCTGGGTAGACAGAGTATAATAAGACTGAAGGCATTCGTgggtaagctttgggctgctcaccgaaaggccggaggctcaaacccaccagctgctccttgggggaaaggtgaggctgtctggtcccgtAAAGATGAGCCAAGTCTCCGATATCCTAACACAGGGTCACTTGGAGCCGGAagtgcctcaatggcagtgagctggctTTCATCTGGCAAGGGCCTGAAACAGCCTGCTAGGCGCCAAAAAAGCTGGTCTCCAGAGCCGACCCCTGCATGTCACACGTTTGTCCCGGTCACCTTCACCCGCCACACAAGCAGGCCTTCCCTGGCGCGGCAGTGAAGACCGCTTAGACACGCGGGCTCCGGTTTCATCTGGAAATTGGGGACAGCCTGCAGTGACAGCTCTTCTTGTTATTAAAAATGTGTTGTCCTCTCTGGCACTCCCGCTTCCCGCCCCCAGCACACACACGTGTCTCTGTCACACTGGACTTCTGTGTAAGGGATCCTCTGGGAGAAAAGGCCCGTgactgagggggagggggagcctggttaaagccccagccctgcccccatACTCACTCGGCTCTTCCTCTGGCTGGGCCAGAGTCTCTGGTTCCTGCTCCTGAGGGGCGATCTCCGGCTCCTCTGCggtttcatcttttcttcccatCTCTGTAggccagaagcaggaagagacctCAGCCTCAGCTTCacccccagccacagcccctctGTCCAGCCTCCTACCTTCTGGCGAGGGCATGGGGAGCTGGAGCCCCACATACGTCAAAGACAGGTCCAGCCGCACCTGGGAAAAGAGGGGGTCATGGCTTCTGGGTGGAGGCTGTCTAACCAGAGGGGAAGAGACTATGAGGATGACCTCTTAGCACCCCTAGCCCGGTACCTGGGGCGTGAAAACATATTTGTAGAGCTTGAAGTGGCGGAAGTAGGTGTTGACCACGTAGTCCAACAgggccagcagctgctcctcattAAAAATGTTGATGCTGAAGGGAGGCCGCTATGGAGATGACCGGACATGGGGGCCTGACCCACCTCTGGACTCCCCAGTCCCCTTCAACACCTGCCCAAGCCCTGGCCTCCCGAAGAGTTGAGAAGTCTAGGTGCAGGGAGACCGCAGGTGCCCGAGCCAGAGCTCAGGCTAGACCGTGTCTCGGGAAGGGTGAGGTCCCACTCCGGGCACTGACCCGGACTCCGTGGCAAAAGAGCACACTGGTGAAGTAGCGGTAGCACTCCTCCACGTTGCCCAAGGGGGTTGCTGGGAAGGGAAGCAAGAGGTGACGGTGAGTGCCCCCTCCGATACGGAGTCATTCATGCCACCAAATACCAAGTCAGCAGCTGCTCAAGTCCTGGCCGATTTCGTGAATCCACTCACCAAGAACTGAGCAGCCACCCTGTACTGTTGTAGGCACTGAGCCAAATGGGCCGGGTCCTGCTCCTGACGCTAATGTTCTAGTGGAGGGGAGGACAAGCCAGAGCACAGGTAGCTTCGCGGGAAACAGAATCTGAACGGAGGGTGTCAGCAGAGCCTGGCTGTTTCAGGGGGCACCGTGCATCTGTTTATGTCCAAGGGCTTGAGAAACGTTGGGGCaacttttccttctgttttgtcccgaactttttgaagccccctggtacATTCTCAGAACAAGCCCATTAAGGTAATGCTCTCCCCGCATGACAGAAAAGTGGAAATGGGCTTGCTATGTGTGATACTCCTGCTAACTATCTCAGCTACACGCACACTCATTCACATGGAGTCGATGCGGGCTCACCGggagaactcacggtgaccccagaggTCAGGGTAAGACTACCCTGAGGTCTTTCATGACTAATTGGTTCTGGGactagagaacctcatcttttctcccaaggagttgtctggtggtttcaaactactgaccttggagttTGCAACCCCATGCatcaacactatgccaccagggctccttctgtagcTCCCGGCGATGGGCGTAGAAAGGCCTGCCTTTCTCCTACACTGTTAGCTAGAGACGGGAATTCCCGGTGCTAATCTTCACCCACTTCCTGCTGCCTCTTGTGCCCCTTAGCCTTTGCCTCCCTCTCACCAACACAGGCCTTGTGGAGATCTTGGAGCAGGGCACAAGCTGTGGACGTCTGCTCCATGGAGAAGCCTTGCTGGCGGCAGAAGATGAGGGCATGGGAGAAGAGGTCCAGGGTGATGGCCTCACGGAGGTTCTGCTCAGGACAGCTCAGTCCCATCAGCTCGGCCAGCACTcttgagagtgagagagagatgggTGAGAGAGGGAGTGTGGGCCGATGCCtagtctcccttcaccaccctACACTCCCACCCTTCCCCTCTGCCCACCCTGCTCAGCCCCATACTCCCTCATCTCCTCGGTATTGGTTGTCTTTTCGAGTTGGTGCATCGCATGGATGTCCAGGTACTTCCTGTcacgggagaaggaggaggaagtgtTGGAAGCTGTGTGAGCCATGGAGGTTCTGACTGAGAATCCGGAGACCTGAGTTTGAGGCCTGGCTCGCTTTTTTCCGAACTTGTGCTGTCGCGTTGGGCAAGTCACTGCCCCTCACGGGACCTAAGTCTCCCCGTCAATAAAGAAGGGGATGCCCTAGAAGATCTCTtgggtccctcttcatttgtaaaGACCCCGGTTAGCACACGTGAGTTTTCCTCTCTCCTCGGCCACTGCTCTGCTGTAGACCTTGGCAATCTCTCCTGTAAGTCTCCAGGCCTCCTCTGCACAGCAAATCGGCCGCAGACGGTCCACTCCATTCTCCACCCTTGGCTTCTTCCTTCCCACACTCCCTCGGTGGGCTGGGAAAGCAAAAGCGCTGACTTCCAGTCACCTGGGGTGACTGCACCTCTCCCTCCTCTTCTGCAAAATGGGGGTGCCCTGGCTACTTGAGAGGCCTGTGGGGAGGCGGGGTgcactgaaagaacagcaagtggGTGACGTGTAACCTTTTCCCGTGGCTCCTCACTCACCACATGCAGATCCCAGGCGGGGGCAACGGCGGCTGCAGAGAGAAAGCGGGCTGGAGAAGGCAGTGCTCCCCCTTCGCGACTCCATCTCAAGGACCGCGTACGACAGTGCGGGTCCTCAGTGCTACACCGAAGCACAGCGCATCCTCGGGGTTGTTCCCAAAGCAGCTTCAGTGGCGGGTGACACCCTGCCGGGGACCCCCCGCTTACACACGTCCCAGAGCAGACCGCTCCCCTCACTCACTGGGAACAAGTTGGCTCCCGGATCGTCATTGGCTGCCTCGGAGGCAGCAGTCCCCGAATCGGTCCGCACACCCGTTCCCATCTTCGTGCCCGATTCACACCCTGAGCCGAAATCCTTCTCCAGTTCCCCTTTCAGTTCAGAGGACGAGCCAAGCTCCGACTTCTGGCGGATCATTCTGGTCGCTCTTTGGGTGCTGCGCGTCCCCACGGTCCCTGACTCGCTTCCGCCTCCGCTCAGCGGGTTCTGGGGCAGGGACCGCCCAGGGCTGGCCCTCCAGCGACGCCTCAGCCAATCTGCGTCGCAGAGAGACTCCGGGCAGCCAATCCGCGGGAGGTGTCCTGCTCCGCCTCAACAGTGACTGTTGCTAAGGAGACGGTGGAGGACACTGACCAATCCGTGGGAAGACGGAGCGCAGGCGTCGTAAGTCCCAACGTTGCCGGAGTGAGCGCCGGAAAGCAAGGGCAAGCGTTGCTGTCGGTTACCATGGGAACCGACGACTGGCCAATCACCGTGAGAAGGAGGCGTTCAGGAAGCACCCAAACAGGAAGTAAAAGGAGGAACCACGTGCGACCGAGAGAAACGGGAACTAAAGCCTTTTCGTCACATCCGGCATGCTTCTGGCGCCTGCGCGGTGGGCGGGGGAGCCGGTGACGTCCGGTGGAATCCAAGATGGCGGCGCTAGGTTGAGGCTGCGGTCGGCGAGGGCCCCGTGCCGGCGGGGCCAGCCTCCAGCGGGTGCGTGCGCGGGGCCGGGGGCCGGGGGCCGGGGGCCGGGGGTGTCCCGGCGCTCGAGCCCCGGCCGCCGCCACTCCTCCGCTCTGTCTCCCGCAGGTGAAGCAAGGACCGCCTCCGCCCTCGGGGGGACCCCGCGCCGCTCCTCCCGGCCGCAGCCATGTCTGGGCCCGGTAACAAACGCGCCGCCGGCGATGGGGGCTCGGGGCCTCCAGAGAAGAAGCTCAGCCGCGAGGAGAAGACCACGACCACCCTATTCGAGCCCATCCGCCTGGGGGGTATCTCTTCCACGGTTCGTAGGGCGGGATCCCAGTGCTTCCCAGACCCCCCTCTCTGCTGCTCTCTGCCCAGAACCATAACGGGTAGCACCTCGTGCTTAGCAAGATCCGCATTCCAGAATCCTCCGTGGAAGGGAATCAGGGCACAACGGCCTGCCTTTCCTGGTGAGGGACGTTGGAGCTGTCAGACCCCAGGGTTAGAGACTCGCAGAGGCAGAAGCCCACCCTCCCGCTGCCCAGACGTGTTCCCTGTGGGTGTGGCGGCCGCTTGAGGTCCTCTGTTAGCAGCCACTTGGGGCGGACCCTCTCTTCTCGGCAGGTTTGCCCTCCGAGCCCTGCTTGATCATCTCCTGGGGCTCGTTGTTTCTCTCCCCTGGTAGGAGGAGATGGACCTCAAGGTGCTGCAGTTCAAGAACAAGAAGCTAGCAGAGCGGCTGGAACAGCGGCAGGCCTGCGAAGACGAGCTGCGAGAAAGGATCGAGAAGCTAGAGAAACGGCAGGCCACGGATGACGCCACCCTCCTCATTGTCAACCGCTATTGGGCCCAGgtggctgcccctctgcttccctTGACCCGGTCTTTATGGGGCAACTGCCTCTCGACTTCTCTGCGCTGTGCTGGGAAGCACCTGCTGGGCCGTGACATGTCCGCTGCTCTCTTCCCTCAGCTGGATGAAACTGTGAAAGTCCTCCTTCGACGTCATGAGAGCCAAGGGGACCTTTCTTCGGGGACAGAGGCGCCTGGAGCCCAGGAGGGGCCGACACATGACGGAACCCCCCTCACAGAGCCAGGGACGTCCGAGTTGAGGGGTAGGGCCAGAACCCTGGGGTCTGGGCAGCTTAGTTTGTTTCTGGGAAGGTCTTgaatttcctccccacccccactgcaaaCAAAAGTGCAGAGTTTGGCATCTGTCTGGCTTCATTTCCTGTTGCCAGATGTGCTTTTGAGCCTGATTTAGTTTTGGGGGAAAATAGGCTATTGAGTGTTGTGAATGTTGTAGACTTGGGAGGGACAAGTGCAGTATGCCCTTTGCCAATGAGGCACCTCTTGCTTCCAGAAGTAGACTAGCTCTCAAGGAAACGGGCACTTTGGCGTGTGCAAGCAATTGATCTCAGAGTAGCCACGAgtggtggttacgtgttggactgtgatcacatggttgacattcgaaaccaccagaagctccataggagaggatggggctttctactcctgtgaatatGAACAGTCTCATGGGAAACTAGGGTCGCTATGTGAGTGCACATGGCCgcagcggcagtgagtttggtttggttcgttAATGCTTATGACCTCAGAGCGAGTGAGGAGGTCAGGAGTTCCTGAGAGAGAATGGCGCGTATATGGCTGTAATCCGGATTGGGAAAGCAGGGGAGGCTTCCCTGAGGAAGGGGATAGGGACTGCTGTGACTTAAGGAATTAGTTCTCTGACACTCAGCTGTCTCACCCTCAAGGTGGAGACAGCAAGGTTTGACAGGGAGCAGATGTGTCAACTCTGCGGGCTGTGGCGGGTTCGGTAGGGGACTTGGTGGTGGCAACTGCCTTGCTCATCCTCACACTGGGGTCTTTGCATCGTTCTCAGAGCCTCTGCCGATGGAGCTGCGGCCCCCTCTTAGTGAGCCGGCCTTGGCCTTCGTGGTGGCCCTGGGCGCCAGCAGCTGTGAGGAGGTGGAGCTGCAGCTGCAGGGCCGGATGGAGTTCTCCAAGGCTGCCGTGTCCCGGGTTGTGGAGGCCTCAGACCGCCTGCAGCGCCAGGTGGAGGGACTCTGCCAGCGAGTCCACAGCCGAGGTGAGTTCTtggcaccccccccaccccctgcagagcTGTCCACCCTCCACCATGATGGCTCCCTCTTCCCAGGCCCCATCAGGCTGGAGGAACTTGTGTTTTCAGGGGAAAGGGGTGGGGCTGCTTGGTGGTTCCGTTGATCCCCTGGGAGATGTGGGTGGAGGAGCTGTAGCCACGCCTTCGGCTGGAGACCTCCTGGGATGTGGGAGGGAGCACTGCACAGCCATCTCGTTGGCAGTTAGTTACTGGCTCTCCAGGGCCAGGCTGTAGGGGCTGATGGCTTCTTGCAGCTCTAGTTCTGCCACCCTAGCCTGGGTGTCCTGGGCAGCTGGCTCCGAGTGGGTTTCCTGTTCTGCCCAGGGTCGAGAAGAGCCTCCTGGCTTTGTCGTGAGAAGGCTAGTGACGTGGAGCAGACTCTGGTGAGTGAGTTCTTGGCCACGTTGCCCTGGAACTGACTCATTTACACCCTGTTTTCTCAGGGGACACTGAGCCCCCCAGCGAGGTGGCCCAGGCACGCACTCGGGAACTGGGCCGGGAGAACCGGCGACTGCAGGACTTGGCCACCCAGCTGCAGGAGAAACATCACCgcatctccttggaggtgggtcgGGTCCTTGGGGAGGCACTAGAACCGGAGCCAGGTTTGGCTTCCAGTGAGATGTGTCTGCAGTCTCAGGCCACTCAGTCCCCCGCCCAGGCGTCTGACCCCTTGGTGGCCCCCAGTACTCAGAGCTCCAGGATAAAGTGACCTCAGCAGAGACCAAGGTGCTGGAGATGGAGACGACCGTGGAGGACCTGCAGTGGGACATTGAGAAGCTGCGCAAGCGAGAGCAGAAGCTCAACAAGCACCTGgccgaggccttggagcaggtgTGCCTGCGCGGTGGGTCCGTGGAGCCGGGGCTGGGCGTGAGGACCCTTGCTCTAGTGTTACCTCTCTGCTATGCTTCTCTCCGCAGCTCAACTCGGGCTACTACGTGTCTGGGAGCTCCTCGGGCTTCCAGGGCGGCCAGATCACGCTCAGCATGCAGAAGGTGAGGGGCACTGTCCTTCCTGTCCAACTGGAGGACCCTCTAGCCAAGTCCCTGAGGCCACgcctttgctctgtaaacctaagCACCCACCACTCCCCTTGGTGCCGGGAATGTTGGAGGGAGAAGGCAGTGCCTAGCTTCTAGTGGGGGAAGCAGACAGGCAGCAGATAGACCATACAGTGCCTCGGGACACCAGTACAGACTCCCAGCTGCCCTCTGGAAGTATGCTGGCATTCACAGCTGAAGTTCTCCTTCCCTGCAGTGGGTGTGGGTTCCTATTTCAGTGCTCGCCTGGCCCCACCCTCACAGTGTGGTCATTGCATGTTTCCTGGGTGCCGTGCGGCCATGTACTGTTCACTCATTCCAGCCGGCCCCCAGGTCCTCCAGGACCCTGTCAGTGTGGAGCCTGGCTTCTGCTGGTTGGACCCACGTAATGCATTTCTGCAAACAACCTGTGGGAGCCCTGGGGAATGGACTTCCAGTTCTGAGAGAGCAGACAGGCAGCCCGCCCGCCTCCCACGGCCCCTTCCACTCCTAGTTTGAGATGCTGAATGCTGAGTTGGAGGAAAACCAGGAGCTGGCCAACAGCCGGATGGCCGAGCTGGAGAAGCTGCAGGCGGAACTGCAGGGGGCTGTGCGGACCAACGAGCGCCTCaaggtgggctggggctggggcctggGAGGGCCCGGGCTCCCCGACTCCTGCGTGCTGATGACACGTCTGGCCCAGGTGGCCCTGCGGAGCCTCCCTGAGGAGGTGGTGCGGGAGACGGGCGAGTACCGCCTGCTGCAGGCCCAGTTCTCCCTGCTCTACAACGAGTCCCTGCAAGTGAAGACCCAGCTGGACGAGGCGCGGGGGCTGCTGCTGGCCACCAAGAACTCCCACCTGCGCCACATCGAGCACATGGAGGTGCGTGGGGGCTGCAGTCTTCCCGAGCGGGCCTGGGGCGCGAGGACGGGGACCCGGGTGGGGCAGGAGGGTCACGAGGCCCCTTGGGTCCCACCTGCAGAGCGACGAGCTGGGACTGCAGAAGAAGCTGCGCACCGAGGTGATCCAGCTGGAGGACACGCTGGCCCAGGTGCGCAAGGAGTACGAGATGCTGCGCATCGAGTTTGAGCAGAACCTGGCGGCCAACGAGCAGGCGGGTGCGTGCTGAGGACGGTGGGGGCCGGGGTCACTTGGGAGTGCCGGGCCTGGGCTGCACCGGCAAGTGCAAGAGGCCGGGCCCCTTTCCCGCCTCACTCCTCGTCCGTCCGCTCAGCCTGAGCACACACATCTTGGGAAGACCAGAGGCGTGTCACACTCCCTCTTGTGAGCCGGCTTTGCCCGGGCCTtgaacacagcacactgaagcCCTGTCCCAGCGGAGCACTGAAGAAGAAACTTAGCCGGTCTGTTAAGAAAGACCAAACCCACGGTCACCGAGGCCATTTCCCGTCCTAGCAACCAGAGACTGTAGgaagagccccgtctttctctgaatagctggtggtttcaaactgctgaccacctgGTCAGCACCACTGGGTGGCGGTCAGGTCCATTGTGGAGGGCTGTCAAGGCTGTGACTTCATGGAAGGCAATCGCAAGGCTTCTCTTCTGAAGCACCTTTTGGGTTGGGGGGTGTCAggcaagggagggaggagtgCTTCACCCAGCGTGCCACCTGTCAGTCTGGccagcagaggggcagagaggaAAGTAACTGCAGCAACTCACTCAAAACACAAGGGCAGCTGATCAGCGTGAGGGTGTTTCGTGGGTGTGTTCCGTTCTCGGCAGGAGCTCCCATGCCACTGTCGACGTAAGCGTTGAACTAGTTCTAACCCACCGGCACTTAGGGGGTGCGGGGGGAGATGAGATTCTCCACCTCCTAAAAGATTTCCAGGATCCCCCATCAAGAGAGTGTTTTCCATGAAAGGGAATGTGGGGAGGGTTTCTGAACCTGTAATGGCTGATACCTAAAAAAGTCTGAGTGTAAAATGAGCTGTCGGAGTTCAAGGGCACTCACTGTGCTGAAGCCTCCCTTTGCCTCTTCTGCACCGGGGTGAGGGCTGGCTCTGGCTCGGGGTGAGCCTCTGCCGAGGGAATCAGCTTGCCTTCTTCCGTCCTGACCCCTGCCTCCCAGGGCCCATCAACCGGGAGATGCGACATCTCATCAGCAGCCTCCAGAACCACAACCACCAGCTGAAGGGGGATGCCCAGCGCTACAAGCGGAAGCTGCGCGAGGTGCAGGCGGAGATCGGcaaggtgtgtgcgtgtgtgcgtgtgggaTTGCCTGGGAAAAACCTCTCCTGGACCCCAGTGAGCAGGCCCTCACCTCATCCTGGGATCCTGTCTCTTCTCAGCTCCgggcccaggccagtggctcagcCCACTCCATCCCTAACCTGGGCCACTCAGAGGACACAGGCCTCAGTGCCTCCACCCCAGGCAAAGAAGAAGGTGGGCCAGGACCTGGTGGTGCCCCAGAGGCCAGGAAGGAGATGACATCAGTGCCTGGTGCCAGTGTAACCACCTCATCAGTGCGGAAGGAGGAACTGCTCCCTCCTGAAGAGGATACCCAGGCCCTAACCCCTGCGGCCCAGGGCCCCTCTTCACGGGGCCGAGAGCCTGAGAGCAGGCCGAAGCGGGAGCTTCGTGAACGGGAAGGGCCTGGAGTAGGGCCCCCTTCGGCAGCCTTCGCTCTGTCCAGGGTTGACAGGGAGAAGGGCAAGGTGGAAGAGGCCAAGAGGAAAGAATCTGAGCTTCTCAAGGGTCTCCGAGCCGAGCTCAAGTGAGGCCTGTTCTTGTCTCTCGCCCTTCCCACCCTTGTCGAGCTGACCACCTCCAGCTCTTCTCACTGAGCAAATCTGGCGTGTCCCCTAGGAAGGCCCAGGAGAGCCAAAAGGAGATGAAGCTGCTCCTGGACATGTACAAGTCAGCACCGAAGGAGCAGCGGGACAAGGTGCAGCT includes:
- the CFAP119 gene encoding cilia- and flagella-associated protein 119 isoform X2; translated protein: MTIREPTCSQKYLDIHAMHQLEKTTNTEEMREVLAELMGLSCPEQNLREAITLDLFSHALIFCRQQGFSMEQTSTACALLQDLHKACVATPLGNVEECYRYFTSVLFCHGVRRPPFSINIFNEEQLLALLDYVVNTYFRHFKLYKYVFTPQVRLDLSLTYVGLQLPMPSPEEMGRKDETAEEPEIAPQEQEPETLAQPEEEPNQASLLRAFISTQLSKELEQLRQMVEQRLLASEERLSSKLATLERPSQLPPGRGKPKAK
- the RNF40 gene encoding E3 ubiquitin-protein ligase BRE1B — its product is MSGPGNKRAAGDGGSGPPEKKLSREEKTTTTLFEPIRLGGISSTEEMDLKVLQFKNKKLAERLEQRQACEDELRERIEKLEKRQATDDATLLIVNRYWAQLDETVKVLLRRHESQGDLSSGTEAPGAQEGPTHDGTPLTEPGTSELREPLPMELRPPLSEPALAFVVALGASSCEEVELQLQGRMEFSKAAVSRVVEASDRLQRQVEGLCQRVHSRGDTEPPSEVAQARTRELGRENRRLQDLATQLQEKHHRISLEYSELQDKVTSAETKVLEMETTVEDLQWDIEKLRKREQKLNKHLAEALEQLNSGYYVSGSSSGFQGGQITLSMQKFEMLNAELEENQELANSRMAELEKLQAELQGAVRTNERLKVALRSLPEEVVRETGEYRLLQAQFSLLYNESLQVKTQLDEARGLLLATKNSHLRHIEHMESDELGLQKKLRTEVIQLEDTLAQVRKEYEMLRIEFEQNLAANEQAGPINREMRHLISSLQNHNHQLKGDAQRYKRKLREVQAEIGKLRAQASGSAHSIPNLGHSEDTGLSASTPGKEEGGPGPGGAPEARKEMTSVPGASVTTSSVRKEELLPPEEDTQALTPAAQGPSSRGREPESRPKRELREREGPGVGPPSAAFALSRVDREKGKVEEAKRKESELLKGLRAELKKAQESQKEMKLLLDMYKSAPKEQRDKVQLMAAERKAKAEVDELRGRIRELEERDRRESKKMADEDALRRIRQAEEQIEHLQRKLGATKQEEEALLSEMDVTGQAFEDMQEQNGRLLQQLREKDDANFKLMSERIKANQIHKLLREEKDELGEQVLGLKSQVDAQLLTVQKLEEKERALQGSLGGVEKELALRSQALELNKRKAVEAAQLAEDLKVQLEHVQTRLREIQPCLAESRAAREKESFNLKRAQEDISRLRRKLEKQRKVEVYADADEILQEEIKEYKARLTCPCCNTRKKDAVLTKCFHVFCFECVRGRYEARQRKCPKCNAAFGAHDFHRVYIS
- the CFAP119 gene encoding cilia- and flagella-associated protein 119 isoform X1, which encodes MIRQKSELGSSSELKGELEKDFGSGCESGTKMGTGVRTDSGTAASEAANDDPGANLFPPPLPPPGICMWKYLDIHAMHQLEKTTNTEEMREVLAELMGLSCPEQNLREAITLDLFSHALIFCRQQGFSMEQTSTACALLQDLHKACVATPLGNVEECYRYFTSVLFCHGVRRPPFSINIFNEEQLLALLDYVVNTYFRHFKLYKYVFTPQVRLDLSLTYVGLQLPMPSPEEMGRKDETAEEPEIAPQEQEPETLAQPEEEPNQASLLRAFISTQLSKELEQLRQMVEQRLLASEERLSSKLATLERPSQLPPGRGKPKAK